tagtaaatatatatatttttttaagttttatacttttattgttttagctgATCAGAGCGTttacaaacttttaatttgtaatctTTCCCTGGAGAAGATTTCcattgaaaaacaacaaaacttaaCCACATTTTAGTCAAATGAATAAGATGAAGAATAAcataagtaaatacaaaaatgtgataaaaataacAACGATTACTTctagtttttaacaaatatttaaatgaatctgAGCTGTTAAGCTGTTTCACAATTCTCAGATTTCCTTTAGctactcttcaaaatgggacaCATGATAAAACATGCCATTCAAGTTCAGTAGATGTGCTGCAAGAAATAGCTACCTGCCTAAAGTTGGAACACACAAGGCTGGATatgaaacaaaagtttttaaacctttcttaaagttttataaagtGTGGTATAAAGTACCACACTTTATAAATGTGGTACTTTATAATTTACCACATTTATAAAGTggtaaattattcaaaataaagaaaaatctccaaGAACAactgttaaatttttttgtgtgtgcgaTTAGGCtgctattttattattaatttaacatcTGACATTAGTGGCAATAATTGTTGAGTTTGTAGGTATCACAAGACAAACTAATAAAATGATCATTGCTATCACTGACCTGCGACTTTCAACCAACCGAATGTTCTTCTTTTCCAGAGATAACAGTCAAAGCAGAGAGGAGGCTCTGTCCGTGTTGCGTTCAAGCGGGGAGTTCCTGCGTTACGCTTTGAGCGTCGCGGTTCAGAAGATCCAGCAGCTGGAGGACACCGGACACACGGACGGTCCAGATGGACAGCATTCAGATAGGACTTTCCGCTTCCTCTGTGACATGACAAGGTTCAACATCCCTACGTCTATAAGAGccttttgattttgatttttggtttcttttgctgtttgtgGTTTTACTCCTCCCTGCTGGGACAGCTGCAGATGACGAGTGATCTCTGTCTGTCTCGCAGCGTCCTGATGTGGCGCTACACCAACATCCCGCGGGCGGTGGAGGAGGTGGGGAAGAAGGAGAAGCGCTGCAGCTTGTCCCAGCTTTGTCTGGACGGTCTGCTCAGGATCTTCACAACCTGCCAGCAGCGCTACCCAGAGAAGATGGCCCAGCTGCTTTCTGCCATGGGTTAGAGATGCACTGCAAACGTCCTGAAAGGTCACAACTGTGAAAAAGTAGCATTCGTTCATATTTAAATCTCTTCTAGATGTTGAAGATGAAGCTGAGCAGGACGATGTTGCGGAGATGAACTACTTTTACATCAGACAGTTTCAGGTAGAGGCCTAAAAAATTCCCCTTCCTTTACTGTTGTTTGTGCCACTGATATGTTTTATGtgcaaatttttattatttttgttgcttattgACAGAGGGCGCTGTTCACTCAGTTGAGTGGAGGTGAGGAGGACTTCAACAGCCGAGAAGCTCAGGTGCTGGTCGGCATTTTGACCGTGCTCACACGTCAGCTAAAGCCCTCTTCTAAACAGGCAAGGTGCTTCGTTTCGTGGACACCATCTCACTAAGTGGGGAGTCTTTTATCAAAATGATCtactttaaatttacagtttGTTCAGATGATCACCTGGACTGTGAAGATCTGCAAAGAAACTAGTTTTGGTCGGTGGCTTTTATCTGGGAGCTTGTTGAGTGCACAGAAACTGATCTGGAAGTtaactctttttcttttttttttgttttagaggaCTCTGCGTTCTGTAAAGGGCTTCTGTCACTGCTCTTCAGCCTGCAGGTCCTCTACAAGACTCCAGCGAGTCTGTTGCTGGAGCTTTGTCAAGACATTCACAGCCAGTTGGGAGACATTGATCAGGTGATGGATGCTGCGACACTTTTTCAGGGTGTGGATGTTCTTTAGAGCAGTTTTAAGTGTAAAACTGGGTGATGTATTATAAAATTTAAGGCTTTCGAACTGTGTAGTTTCCTTTCAGTGCTCTATCAGAGACCACAGCATCATGTCACCCAGTGGGTGTAAATTTTGCGTTAACGCTCCTTCTGTTGTAAGATGTGATGAGAAATGTTCTAAAACTTCTGAGTTTACTTCATAAGCAAGATGGTCTTTTTTCTGTAGATATTAGAAAATACATCCAGGATTGTTaacctattttatttatttttttatgtattttttttattatgattttcgTTCCCATCTCACAGCAAAATCCACTCTAATGTTCATCCATTGTTGAATGTTGTcccttaaaaaaatatcttttaatgGCACcagcaatttttttaattttcctaaCATTTACTCACTGTTTTATAAATACCTTCCTTAAAAAGAAGctatagaatattttatatttaattgttAAAGTAAATCGGCAATGCATGTCTCCGgggaataaaaacctgaataaGACGGCCAGTGGAGCAACGACCAAGTTTCCAGCTCCACGCACAGTGAGTAGGACGTGATGGAGGTAGCAGACAGATGCTCATGGGTCACCAACACCtcataaaaacagtttgttttttagagGTGATGCCAGGAAAGCATTTTTAATGCTTAATAAGACTCTCCTGGGACTTTAACTGGAACATTTTGTTTGGTCAGATACGACTGAAGCCACAAGAAGCAGAGAAATTCATCTTGGAATTTGAACTACAAGAGATTTCTTCTGAAGTTTTAatggtttgtttcttttccactgACCTAAATCCTACAGAAACCTCATAAGGTGTGAAGCATAAGAGATCGTCTACAGATCTGGATGGTCTCCAGACAGAGTTCTTGGAGATGTAGCCAAAGATCCCTTTTGCTCCAAGCCCTAAATCATGTCATAAATGTCGAGGAACAGTCAAAATGAAGAGCAAAACGGCAACAGTGTGGGTGCCAAGAATTGTGggaaagattattttttaaagcaaaagatTACAGTTACACATTTTCCAGAGGAAggtgccaataaatgtggaggGCGCTTCCACCAGTCAAACAATACAGCGAACAGTTATAAccgtatttgttttttaatcaaccctgcttttttttctctctctaatcAGGATGTAGAAGTGGAGAAGCAGTGTCATTTTGCCATTGTTAAcatgaaaacagcaacaacagcagcagtaCGTATCGTTTTCCAGCTGCAGGTTTTGGATATATTGTGAAATTCCTCCCCCAGTACCTCTAAGCCGTCTCTctctttttgacttttaaatctCTCCCCTAGCTGCTCGTCCTGACTCAAGTTGACAGAGTGCTGGATGAAGTGGACTGGCTGATTGCCAGGAAGAAAAGTCAAACAGCTTCTGAGAAATCTGGCTCTGGTACGATCCCCTTTTCCAAAGACGCTTAGTTGGATTATTAATCCACGCTGCAGACAGTGAACGGAGCCTGAACTTCTCTGGTTGCAGCCGACGCCTCCCAGACTGCAGGCCAGCAGGACCCCGTTGAGAAGGCGGTGACCCTGCAGCTGGGAACTCTACTGACCGCTTTAAACGAGCTGGTCCAGGCGGCTCTTCTTCCCGGGAACTGCCACCATAACACTGCTGAGAGAGCTGAGTCGTACTTACACCACCCTCACCACCCTGGTCAAATACGTGCGTATCTGTCCTGGTTGATCATTTCAGTGACTGTCAGTATCCTGGTGTGACTTTTCCTTGTCTGTTAAATCTACACTGTAGTACATCCAGGTGTGTGCCAGCCAGCACGGGTCACTGCCAAACAGATTTGAGAAACTGGTAGGTCTGAAGTTTTACTATTTGGTTTTAATTTCCtctgagtttttaatttaatgcttcCTCTATGCAGGTGAAACTATCTGGTTCCCACCTGACCCCGCAGTGCTACTCCTTCATCACTTACGCCCAGGTATAGTCACAGTCAGTTTGGTATTATTGGCATAAAAGGCAGCCTCATCCTTCACAGGAAGcatttgaagtttttcttttcttttttttttcttggttagAGTGGAGAATCCAACCCTGGCGatgacaagaagaagaagaaaaggactGAGGTGAACGCCGCTGCGTCGGTAAGGACTTTAACCGCAGTAGAAATGAATCGCCAAACCCAACGTGGCTGAGAATGTGAATGgaaagttgattttaaaaaatggcgcAAAAGCAACAGAGACGAATGTGAAGCAAATTCAAGAGTTTTGTAAAGATAAACAGAACTGCGGCTGAAACTAACTCTCTGATGGACCCGGGTATCACGGCACTTGGTTAGCCAGATAATATGCCTGatcaaaactcaaagaaaatCTGTGTAGGATTTTAACAGGAAGTTTAGAGACCACAGACCCAGCAATGTAGACGAGCTGAAGGCCGCTAGAGGATATGGGTTTTGAATTAATGAGATCAACTTTGCAATGATTAGTTCACAAGCTTTCTTATAGCTGCACTTGTTGTTGATTTTGAATATTTACTTTTCTCTTGACAGGCAAAGCTTCTCCGTGAGACAACGGCCATCCCCAACCTGATCTTCAGCATTGAACAGTATGAGAAGTATCTCATCACTCTCTCAAAGAAATCAAAGGTCTGTTTAAACcagtttaataaacaaaatacataaatacttAACAAGAAACTGGTGTGCAAATTGGGATTCAACCATTGTCTTatgatttgtgcacatttttccTAGGTCAACCTGATGCAGTACATGAAGCTGAGCACTTCGAGAGATTTCCGCATCAACGCTGCCACCTTGGATGCAGCCCTGCAGGAGCAGGAGGAAACCAGGGAGGTTGGTGAAAACTTCACAGGATGTCTCAAATAGATGTATTCCTGATgtaacaaaaacctaaaaagttcttgtgattttagttttcaaGAGAGCGGTCCGTCAAATGTGGTTCATCTTTCTCATTTCTCAGACTCAGGAGTCGCAGGACGCAGAGGAGACCCAGGAGCCCAAGCGGAAGAAGAGAAAACAGTGAGCTGGAAACGACTCCTTTCCTCCACATCATAAACCTGCTGGTCACACTGGTCAGCAGGAAACAGCTACCTGCCTTTGCTCAGAGAGCCTTTGGTGGTGCTGAGGATTTGGTTCATGTCCAGGGCCTCACCTGTGGAAAGTTTTGCACTTTGTTTAATAATCTGTTATATTTATGTCAATTTATTAAAAGAAGCATCTATTAAATATGAAgtgaacagttttatttaattaaaataggAATTAGTTTCTTCCTATTTTTCATAATtggaacatttttcaacaatttAGCTTCTTCTGTTGAATTTCCCGATAAACTGCTTGTTTTGAGTAGAAGATGGTGTAGGTGTAATTGGAgaacagttttcagtttagaCACACTACGTTCAGGGAAAGGTTAGGATgcagacacatttttttccctcaggttttcttttgatattgcatgttttatttaccATTACTGGTGAAAATTGTTTAAGGAAACTAATTGAATCAAAATGAATTCTGTTCTGTTCCAGAAAAATCTTTCAGTGCAAATAAGATAAGAGTTGGGAATACAACTCCAAACCGCTAAGCGGCTAGAGTTTTATTCTGGATCCTTTTGGCAAAATAAATAGTTCCTGTTACATTTCAGACTtcctcttgtcttttctgtacTGTGGATGTATTAAAAACATTCTTTACTGAACAAAATGTtggcatttaaagaaaaaggacCAGAGCTCACCAGGTGGAATACCGTATCGCCTCTCCATACCAGTGGGGTTGGAAGGAGTCACACAGTCCATAGTAACTTCCTTCCTCAGACATTGGTCAATGTCAACCGCACTGAAGAACGCCACCGACTGTGGAAGGTCCTGCATGCCTAACGCATGGGCAAACATACacctgtaatttaaaaaaaaaagcctacgattaataaataaactggaGCGATAATAGAGTCAGTCAGAAGTAGTTTTGCACAGTGACCTTGTCAGCAGGTTTGTGATCTGCAGCGCCAGCGCTGCTCTGTAACGATCTTCGCTGCGGACGAGGTAACGCACTTCGTCGTGGATGCTGATGCAGAAACGCCCGTCGATGTTGTACTCCTCGAAGAGCCACTTCATGGCCACCAGCATCAGGTGCAGATAGTCCACCGCCGAGCTCTGGACCGCCCAGTTCACTCTGCTAGTGATAAACTGGAAAATCAAATTAGGATTTAGATGAGAACAAGGGATGCACTGAGAAATCAGCCTCAGACTAAAGTTGATTTAATGCTGGATCAGTCAATGCAGCATATACAGGCCACACCTCCTCTGCAGTGTGGAAGAtattactgaataaataaagagtCGGCTACAATCACCATCAGTGAGACGAAGCTTTAAGGAATcttaaaaaattgcattttaacaGCGGCATGTCTGCTGTTAATTCAGATGACCACAAGAGGGCGATAGACTATAACAGAAGGCTCCTTATGAAAAGCCATGATTGTAAAAGATGCATTAAGAAATACTGGCAGCTTCAGAGTTAGAGGTAAGGATCCACATATTGTACAGAGAATACACAGACTAAAATATTACTGTTGACCTTGCTAGTAGCTCATATAAAAGACTAAAATATTATCTTTGTGATTCTTTGGTCACAGTTGAACAAGGTTCCACTAGTATCTGAAAACACCGTGTGATGTCcctaaaaaataacaatctaTGGCAAATAGAAGCTTTTTGTACAGTCGTACTAAATAATGAAGGATTTAGCAATCTTAACACATGAGTGGTTGGCCAAtgttatcttttaaaaaaataaaccaatgaaTATTTGAGAATGTGGTGGCACGTTTTACATTTTcagggaagaaaaaagaagaaaaaaatgaaatcgaGGTCGAATCTGTCCAGTTTGGAGATATGATGGAATTCCTTTAACTTTGTGTCATTCAGAATAAGTCAGCcctgtaactgttttttttacttagcaTTATTTGACAGCCCATTTAGATTAACAATGAACATAAagttagttgttgtttttttttaactgtctcACCTCATCTTTTACCGCCTTGGGCTCCAGAGCTCTGCTGATCCTGCAGCCTAGAACAGGAGTGGCCGGCTGCGCTGAATGAGCGACACTCTCCAACTTATTGAACATGTCCGACTCCGTGCCTCCGGCCCAGACGCGTTTGGCCACAATATCCCACTTCTTTCGCCGGGAGCTGAGACGTTatggcaaacacacacatggaaGATAAGAGGCAACGGCATCCAGAGATGGAATATGGAAAGCTCCTGAGCTTGGTTGGACTCGCTCTGTTACCTCTGCGATGCAAGTCTACTGATCCTCCGCAGCTCCTCCAATGAGACGCTTCCATTCTCCTCCCTTTGCACATCTATACCCAGCTCATTGACGAGCCACTCGCCCTCCTCCTGATAGATGGTATCtgacatgaaaaatatataaacagcAATCGCCTCCAACTACTTCCAGCTTCTCCATTCACGTTGCTGAGCTCACCTGCGTACGCCCTTGGTTAAAGCATACATCTGCCTGGCCTTACTGGCAGCTTCCGTCTGATTGAGGCGGTGGTTGAACTGCATCAGCAGCCTCTCTGCGAATGGCTGTCCTGCCCCGTATATCCGCCCGTAGTTGAACACCTTAGCGTGTTCTCTGCTGATGCCCACAGCAGTCTGCGGTCCTGCTGTGCAGGTCTGTCCCCTGACTTTTCTTTCCTTGAAGGGTCATCCAGCCAAATGCTGTGCAACCTAGACCACATATATTCAGGCGAGATtacaactgaaaaataaacaaaacaagcaaaaaaaacagacagcatgttttttttttagtaatgcaGCCTAATTTTATAGGGATTCATTTTACCATGCATGCCAGCAAAGTGAGCTTCTCCGAGTACAGCAGCAATCCAAAGCTCCTGAGAGTCTACAGTCTGCTCCAACCAGGTGATATCCAGGTGGTACCTGAACCATGGCTTTCATTTCACTGCCTACTCGGTCCCTCTgaggaggaaacaaaagcagattttaaatataatgtcaTTTAGTCTAAAACTGACTAGTAAATTGATGATTTTACACTCTTCAAACAGACATAtaatataaactaaaacataataTGGCCACCACCATGCTCAACAGCTGGTAATATGGTTTAGAAATCTCatccaaattttttatttatttattttctccaaaTGAAACAGTTTGAATCAGATGGAAGTAAGACACACAATGCAGCATTCCCACAGGAAAACTGATCCCAAACATATTCAATACAATCAAGAAACAGGATAACATTAAGCTTCCACATCTCAACCCTAGGAAACCCAACAATCTGAATGTTGTAAAATCATCTGAGAAAAAGCatcatctttaaaatgtttgtaaactTCTTGCAGACATTGTCCGATTTTCTGTATCAGCTCATCTTACCCGAGCATTACTGGCGGTCAGCCACGTTGGCTCCACAGCCCTGCGGGTCACAGTCCCAGCTGTGATGACCTGAGGCAGGATGGCCCCATACTGGCCCTCTTCATCATAGTCCTTGTGCCTTTTGGAAGACCCAAAGTTAGACACatagtagtttgtttttatttctggaatGCAAAGCGCCATACATACCTGCTGACATTACGAGGAAGTTCTCCTTTCCTTAGCCTCAGCACCATCTGAGAACTTTGAGGAGACAAAAGGACCAAGTTAAACCCATGTTCAGTTCTGACTGTGATCCGAACAACAGATGGATACCTTATCCTTTTGTGAGCGTTCCTCCAGAAAGACATCATCTTGTTGATCTCCAGAGCTCGTGTTGCGTTGGTTTCACCTCTTCCTGCTCTCAACGTACCATCCTCCATTTTAGCCAAGAAGTCCTTTGAAAAAGGACTGCCTACATTGTTGTGATTACCGTCCTGTTGGAGAGATTAGTCAGagtgaaaaaaacccccccaaaaaaccccaaTGGAGCCATTAAGGGCaccaaagtgaaattaaagttGCTCACCTTGtgaggtaatttaaaaaaccagCAACCTGGAATATCTATGTCATTGTAGGGGCCGTTTCCATGGTGATAGTGGCAGTGACTCTCCTCACTGAGAGAAAAGGGATCGTGGGACTGCTGATGAAGGATACAATGAATGGAATAGAATAAATCccaattaaaatcacaacagGCCAAAAAGCCTAACTCCATAACAAGAAAGAATTGATCGGTCCATACTGACCGTCTttaactttttctcattttgtaccaGTCTGGCTCCGTTTTCTTCTGGGAAATGTTCCAAGGCGCTTAACTCCTCCACCTTTAAgcgcagaaaaacacaaacatatcaCAGTCAGTACAAGTCATCACAGAAAATGTAGACACAATTAATTACTCATAACACTACTGACTGAAGAACCAGCAGCcaaaatgagcaaaacaatCATATTAGTGCTTCTTTGGgggacaaatatttaaattatcaCTATATTTCCTTATTTGTTAAGCACCTTTGTCCAGACTGTGCTGTCAGTCCACACAAGTTCATCTGAAGGGTTTAGATACTCAGGCTGCTCCTTGCTGTTCTGCTCACAATGTTCTTTATATATCCTTTCAATGGCTCTGTGAAAACACACGTTTAAAACTGAGGTTAAATGATCAACACAATAGTAGGCAATGAGTCTCATTGCAGAATATTCTTGTTTtacacataaattaaaagaatatCCTTAGAGGaagatgaatatttatgactaagaataaaattttacaaaaaaaaatgaaaattttccTGTGCAGTCATTTCTATTCTTCATGCATCTTTCcagcatgataaaaaaaacagaggcaACATGTTAAGAACACAGCTCAAAAATGAAGGTTgatatactgtaaatatttctgctttttaaaaaaaaaaaattctattcaACTATTTCAAAGTTATGAAATGTTTTCCCCTGAGCTTCAGCACACCTTAGTCAACAACATTTAGGCCATGACTGCAGGTAGACCCAGTGAAATGACTGCTCTGCTATTTCATAGTCTACATTAGAGATTTCCCTTACTTATTATTTTCCATTGCACTCTGTCCACTTTGCAGATAATCTGGTACAGACAATTCAGACTTTTGCATTTACCATATACTCTTACATATcctcaaactttaaaaaaggcCTTCTCTTCTAGAATGTGTGTCGAGTCTTTTTACTTGAAGAGCACCAAGTCATGCACCTGTGTGGACACAGAGACTCATGATTTTCCTCCTCAGAATTCAGATTATCCCTGCCGTCCGGGAACCAGATATCCCCAGCCGTGTTTCTCTGTGTAATGCAGGGGGAAGCCAGTCCCACGTCAGACCCATCAGTTTCGGCGTCAGCCTCATCTGCAGGCTGATGAGGCTGGCTCCCGGCGACCAGCTGTCTTCTGACATCTTCTCACACAGCTTACGATACCACCTAGAGAAGATCAGGTCGAAGAAGGAGAggttttcagaaagaaaagagtGAAATGTCCAGTAATAGATGACTGTGGTGTTCTGGAATAAGCTTACGCTGGATGTCCAGGAAGATGTTGCCTTCTCTTAGGAAGACGAGTCACTGTTTCCTTGAGTTTCTCAACGGCCAGCCTGCTCAAGCAAGGACCTGCCATCTCCTCCTCGGATGGCGGGCCTGGgtctgaaaaaaataaccagCTGCTTTAGTTTTTTGCATCGTCATTAACTTCAAAAACTTGaagtagtaaaataaaaatgtaaaagaaatgatATACCATCTTCCCAGTCTGGAAGGGGAGTGGAAATCTTTGCTTCAGCTGCTTTTTTGGAGTTTTTCTTCTTGCTAGCAGCGACTTTCTTCTGCTTGAACTCCTGAACGTCCCACTCAAGATCCCAAAGCCAGGGGTCTTCTTTGTACCTTAAAATATAAACCATgtgattttttaatattttaatccataacAGCTGTGCATAGAGAGTTATCAACCTAACAACCCAAAGGGCCCAGCCAAATAGAACTGGTCTAATGCTGTGAGGGCTAAATGCCgcttgaaaatattaaatgaaaccatttgaaatttggtttcattttgaaaagaagGAACCACCATGAATGTTCCATACttacaaaaataacatcaaaaacCTAATAACAAAACTTTCAATCCTTATAACAAAACTACTAGTTTTATCTTggaatttcaattaaaatattgcataaaattacatagaaaaatcattttcatatttgaaaGCATTGCttggtaattttttatttctgatccCAGCAATTAAGAATGGAGGACGTAAAGGGAACCGGTGAGTAgatgaaatgtaaacatgtggCTTATCCAGAAGTATTACCTTAAGACACAATCTGAAATAGAATAAAATGCTATAAGACAGCCAGCAGCAATGGGACCTTATCAGTTACTCTCTGACCTGTCAGTCCTGCAGGAGTTGACAGGCATCGTCAGCTAGAATCATCAGAGACTTCTTCATCTCCCTCTCAAGCTCTTCGTAAACATCTTGGGAATCCTCCAGGTAGCGGTCCCAGTTCTGATTGACGGGAAGGTAGCTGACACCCATCTCCAGCATCCCAGCAAACGTCACTGGATGTGGACACCTTACCAAATGCAGAGGAGACGATTAAGTTTTTAACAGCAGCATAAGATGACTCTTCAAACTAAATACATCATGATACACTCCAAAACATCTAGAAGGACAccacataaaaacaatcaatacaAGGCACAGGTCATCTGGTCCTGCCCTCTGATCTAATAATAAATCTTACAAATTTACTGCCTTACGAACTTAAACTTTTCAACATGTTGCTGCATTGCAACCCccaaactttaatatattttatttgagcTATAAGTTTAGGggacaaaaatacacaattttcaaCATTTGGTTTAGACCAGACCAAAACTGATCTTTAAAACCAACACACAAACCActatgtgtggcagaaaactgaCTCTGCACATCATACTGAACACACAATACTATcagtgaaacatggcagtggtagcatcatgctgttggaATGCTTTACTTCAACAGAGAGAGTAACCCTAGCACAGACGCTCTCCATTCAGTTTGAATGAACCTGAGTGATTTTGCAAAACAGAATGGTCAAAAATATCCAGCTCTAGATATGCACTTTCAGCTGGAAGTGCAAGGAAATGTAGTTctgcaaagtattgactcagtgGAGCTGAAAACAGTGGCACAATtaatttctctgatttttatttttccaccacTGTGCAATTGTGCATTGCTCCTCGTTGGCCTAATTGCATAAATGTGAGCCAaagcaatgtgacaaaatatataCAAGTTGAAGGGGTATAGGTACTTTTGCACAACTTCTgatgtttatgtttgtgggtCTACCAACCTCTCCATGAAGAGGGGCAGCTGCTCTATGAAGACCTGATGCGTGGCCTCTACATCCAAAGCACAGTACTGCATTAGCTCCTGTAGATGGCAGCAAAAGCACATTAATATACCATAACTCcagttaatattaaaatttgtatttatttctaacCTGAAAGTTGTTCCTGACATCAAGCATAGTTcctttcacaaaaatgtttctggcCTCTTTCTGCAGTGGCGGCCCTCCCACATATAGAGCATGGACGTCGGCTAGATTGTTAATGCTGCTTATGTCCACCCAGGCCCAGGAGCCAATCTATCAACAAAACATGGAGTTTTTTAATGCAGGAAAACAACTTTACAAGATCAAAATTCAATTTATAAGTTTTACAAGTGAATTAGAGTGAAACAAAGAACACAAACCATTGGGCCTTCCCTCTTCTGTCCAGTTTTCTTAATGTGCTCCTTAACCTCCTGAAGGCCCCTCTTCTTACCCAGCTTGTTGGCCATCCACAGCGTGCGCTGGAAGGCCGTCAACCCAGAGATGGCCATATGAAGACTCATGGTGTCCATGAAGCGTGTATTTGGACCCTGAATGCAACAAAAGCGATGTCTTAATTGATAATAAAGTGgcagattaaagaaaaatacaaaagaacatCAAATCTAACCTTCAGAAGGTACTGCTCCTTGATGAAAGATCTATCAAAGCTAACGTTGTGACCCACTACGAGCCTCTCCTTCCACTGACCGCCTGGAGGGCGGGAAGAGTTAAACGGTGTCTCCAGGGGAATGAGGTCTGCAAGAGTGAGCTGGTTTGACCAAGAGTACCGCTCCTCAATTAGACGTTTACTGCACCAGGAGTACCTGACAAGACAAAGCATCATAGCAGGAAGTTAAGACTCTCAGCacatacagtgccttgcaaaagtatccacaCTGCTTTAAGTTGTTCACAATTTATCATGCTATGACtaaaaacttcaatgtattttatttgaatttatatgACTGACAAAGATAAAGTAGTGAATAATTCTGAAGTGGAAGGAGAAtagttttcaaa
Above is a window of Xiphophorus hellerii strain 12219 chromosome 2, Xiphophorus_hellerii-4.1, whole genome shotgun sequence DNA encoding:
- the polg gene encoding LOW QUALITY PROTEIN: DNA polymerase subunit gamma-1 (The sequence of the model RefSeq protein was modified relative to this genomic sequence to represent the inferred CDS: deleted 5 bases in 5 codons; substituted 1 base at 1 genomic stop codon), with amino-acid sequence MLHLSLCPLKRTFFSLRWRCLRSFYSTTPCSLQGEDSTETRMNPLNIQMLSRNLHEQIFRGIEPEYREEAVEHSIRHLQNHNLWGKETSLLPDVNIKLPRMYGKNIDDHFRILAEKQSIPYLEAASKLQQADLPPMPQEWSWEVGWTRYGPGGESQKVDFPDESALVFDVEVCITEGQCPTLAVALSPTNWYSWCSKRLIEERYSWSNQLTLADLIPLETPFNSSRPPGGQWKERLVVGHNVSFDRSFIKEQYLLKGPNTRFMDTMSLHMAISGLTAFQRTLWMANKLGKKRGLQEVKEHIKKTGQKREGPMIGSWAWVDISSINNLADVHALYVGGPPLQKEARNIFVKGTMLDVRNNFQELMQYCALDVEATHQVFIEQLPLFMERCPHPVTFAGMLEMGVSYLPVNQNWDRYLEDSQDVYEELEREMKKSLMILADDACQLLQDXQVREYKEDPWLWDLEWDVQEFKQKKVAASKKKNSKKAAEAKISTPLPDWEDDPGPPSEEEMAGPCLSRLAVEKLKETVTRLPKRRQHLPGHPAWYRKLCEKMSEDSWSPGASLISLQMRLTPKLMGLTWDGFPLHYTEKHGWGYLVPGRRDNLNSEEENHESLCPHRAIERIYKEHCEQNSKEQPEYLNPSDELVWTDSTVWTKVEELSALEHFPEENGARLVQNEKKLKTQSHDPFSLSEESHCHYHHGNGPYNDIDIPGCWFFKLPHKDGNHNNVGSPFSKDFLAKMEDGTLRAGRGETNATRALEINKMMSFWRNAHKRISSQMVLRLRKGELPRNVSRHKDYDEEGQYGAILPQVITAGTVTRRAVEPTWLTASNARRDRVGSEMKAMVQVPPGYHLVGADVDSQELWIAAVLGEAHFAGMHGCTAFGWMTLQGKKSQGTDLHSRTADAVGISREHAKVFNYGRIYGAGQPFAERLLMQFNHRLNQTEAASKARQMYALTKGVRRYHLSEEGEWLVNELGIDVQREENGSVSLEELRRISRLASQSSRRKKWDIVAKRVWAGGTESDMFNKLESVAHSAQPATPVLGCRISRALEPKAVKDEFITSRVNWAVQSSAVDYLHLMLVAMKWLFEEYNIDGRFCISIHDEVRYLVRSEDRYRAALALQITNLLTRCMFAHALGMQDLPQSVAFFSAVDIDQCLRKEVTMDCVTPSNPTGMERRYGIPPGEALDMNQILSTTKGSLSKGR